In Thiovibrio frasassiensis, one DNA window encodes the following:
- a CDS encoding NAD-dependent epimerase/dehydratase family protein yields the protein MNINTTLVIGGAGYIGAHLVPQLLATGRQVTVLGRRTHPLHELPPDTVYVAGDFSQRDLIGRLLDTHEEVIHLAYATVPNTSFENPLADLLQNLPPTEELFSEVAVRGRKLLLVSSGGTVYGEANNLPIREDHPTKPISPYGVTKLTLENYAYLYAVTHGLKYICVRPGNAYGMGQQPFVGQGFVSTAIASVLRRQPIKIFGQTGTVRDYIYVSDLASGIVSALDRGRLSETYNIGSGIGRSNTDIIQALIPLMQEIGVNVQMEHLPERAFDVKSNILDSTKLFEHTGWRPVHEFDEGLRCTLEWLRQLLNE from the coding sequence ATGAATATCAACACCACTCTAGTCATTGGTGGCGCAGGGTATATAGGCGCACACCTGGTCCCCCAATTGCTTGCAACAGGTCGGCAGGTGACTGTGCTTGGGAGGAGGACGCACCCTTTACACGAACTGCCGCCTGATACCGTTTATGTGGCTGGTGATTTTTCTCAGCGGGATCTGATTGGCAGACTACTCGACACTCATGAGGAAGTGATCCATCTAGCTTATGCCACGGTTCCCAATACCTCTTTCGAAAACCCGCTAGCGGACTTGTTGCAAAACCTACCTCCAACGGAAGAGCTGTTTTCTGAGGTGGCCGTCAGGGGGCGGAAACTACTGCTTGTCTCGTCGGGTGGGACTGTCTATGGTGAGGCAAACAATCTTCCCATCCGAGAAGATCATCCCACTAAACCTATCTCTCCTTACGGCGTTACCAAGCTCACTTTGGAGAACTATGCGTATCTTTATGCCGTAACGCATGGATTAAAGTACATTTGTGTCCGGCCCGGCAATGCTTATGGTATGGGGCAGCAGCCATTCGTTGGTCAGGGATTTGTTTCTACCGCCATCGCCTCCGTGTTGCGTCGGCAACCCATAAAAATATTTGGTCAAACAGGAACAGTGCGTGATTATATTTATGTCAGCGATCTGGCATCCGGGATTGTAAGTGCTTTAGATAGGGGGCGTCTTTCGGAGACCTATAATATCGGCTCGGGGATAGGGCGTTCCAATACGGATATCATCCAAGCCCTGATTCCACTGATGCAGGAGATCGGGGTGAACGTGCAAATGGAGCATTTGCCAGAGCGTGCTTTCGATGTGAAAAGCAATATCCTTGATTCGACAAAGTTATTCGAGCATACAGGGTGGAGGCCCGTTCACGAATTTGACGAGGGACTGCGGTGTACGCTGGAATGGTTGAGGCAACTGCTGAATGAATAA
- a CDS encoding glycosyltransferase family 2 protein yields the protein MNNPAEDHVADAHVPSISVVLPVYNGEQYLAEAIDSILAQSFTDFELIMIDDGSTDGSLEIMQQYQKRDARIRLVARENRNLATTLNDLIGLARGKWIARMDQDDISLPFRFERQMAWLEKTGADICGSWVRFFGSWDHRVWKGYQTDQAIKMDMLFRSPFVHPSVMMRTDSVMRLQYDKKYEKAEDYNLWVQAAISGWKMSNIPEVLFLYRKHVSQISIKSAEIQKKLGEDIQRKYWDSLSEYYGLGSVGAEEILNLANAREKTDMSGVEDIFKKLLRQNVGEARRAIMDNAARLYSRSVPDCLGVGARWRRLNRLFGSGIAIGMSLRLWLICFFRIRHDGALHNALRRFIFR from the coding sequence ATGAATAATCCGGCAGAGGATCACGTCGCTGATGCGCATGTGCCGTCGATTTCAGTGGTTTTGCCGGTTTATAACGGTGAGCAATATCTTGCTGAGGCGATTGATTCGATTCTGGCGCAATCATTCACCGATTTTGAATTGATCATGATTGATGATGGCTCGACGGATGGGTCTTTGGAAATTATGCAGCAATATCAGAAGCGAGATGCACGGATACGACTGGTCGCGCGTGAAAACAGAAATTTGGCAACCACACTCAATGACTTGATAGGCCTTGCGCGCGGCAAATGGATCGCACGCATGGATCAGGATGACATCTCTCTACCATTTCGCTTTGAACGTCAAATGGCTTGGCTTGAGAAAACTGGTGCGGATATTTGCGGTAGTTGGGTGAGGTTTTTTGGTTCCTGGGATCATCGTGTCTGGAAAGGATATCAAACTGATCAGGCAATAAAAATGGATATGTTGTTTAGGTCACCATTTGTCCATCCGTCCGTGATGATGCGTACAGATTCAGTCATGCGATTGCAATATGATAAAAAGTATGAGAAAGCTGAAGACTATAACTTATGGGTACAGGCTGCAATATCTGGATGGAAAATGTCTAATATCCCAGAAGTTTTGTTTTTGTATCGGAAGCACGTTTCTCAGATTTCAATAAAGTCAGCGGAAATACAGAAAAAACTTGGAGAAGATATTCAGAGAAAATATTGGGATTCATTATCTGAATACTATGGGCTGGGATCAGTTGGTGCTGAAGAAATTTTGAACCTGGCTAATGCACGTGAGAAAACAGACATGAGCGGTGTTGAAGATATATTTAAAAAACTCTTGCGACAGAATGTTGGGGAAGCAAGGAGGGCGATTATGGATAATGCGGCCAGGCTATATTCCAGAAGTGTACCTGATTGTCTGGGTGTAGGAGCCAGATGGAGACGGTTGAATCGCCTATTTGGGTCTGGCATCGCAATAGGTATGTCTTTGAGGCTATGGCTGATTTGTTTTTTTCGAATTCGCCATGATGGGGCGCTGCATAACGCGTTAAGGAGATTTATTTTTCGCTAA
- a CDS encoding lipopolysaccharide biosynthesis protein, giving the protein MVPSKVIARLRPHAARASWAVAEQAVSPLLMTALTPYLLKQLGVDQFGLWMLVMAIVGMGQLTSLGAGTATIKHVSADLENGLVEDAVATIRAAVTIVVLGGGFVTLVAAATAPLIAQIFFAKMGSFAIVSQLLVLGMVLMLIQELDNVFSSALRGAQRFDLSAKIEFFTRIVWAVGVGLLAWHYRSVVAVLSGILLLSVIKAGFKAHQVNRLLSVSICHKLSLDLLYLKRVVTFGKWQWVQSFGGMLFSVADRLLIGAVFGATDLARYSICSQLAQYVHAIPAVAMQVIFPWLSAKKEKGESIQRLPLCKYALYAGGGCFLLSVVLFISAPVLLKVWLGEKFYVDNIELALILISAYGILAFNVPVHYFLMGLGEIRFLSVTNLVAGLVSVSASLILAPLGLIWFSASKLLFGPIILINFFKVKKESK; this is encoded by the coding sequence ATGGTTCCCTCGAAAGTAATTGCTCGATTGCGGCCCCATGCCGCTCGAGCGTCGTGGGCTGTCGCCGAGCAAGCCGTCAGTCCTTTGCTGATGACCGCCCTGACACCTTATTTGTTAAAACAATTAGGTGTAGATCAATTTGGTCTTTGGATGTTGGTGATGGCTATTGTCGGTATGGGGCAACTCACATCGTTAGGTGCTGGAACAGCAACTATTAAACATGTCTCTGCAGATCTGGAAAATGGACTGGTCGAGGATGCAGTGGCTACGATCCGTGCGGCGGTTACTATCGTGGTGTTGGGTGGTGGTTTTGTGACTCTGGTGGCTGCGGCTACAGCCCCTCTTATTGCTCAGATATTCTTTGCGAAAATGGGGTCTTTTGCCATTGTGTCGCAGCTGCTTGTCCTTGGGATGGTATTAATGCTTATACAGGAATTAGATAATGTATTCTCCAGTGCACTGCGTGGGGCGCAACGTTTCGACCTGTCAGCTAAGATTGAATTTTTCACACGAATCGTATGGGCCGTGGGTGTGGGCTTGTTGGCATGGCACTATCGATCCGTTGTTGCTGTCCTGAGCGGGATATTGTTACTTTCTGTGATCAAGGCGGGGTTTAAGGCGCACCAAGTTAATCGGTTGTTATCTGTCTCTATTTGTCATAAGCTTTCTTTGGATCTGCTTTATCTCAAGCGCGTGGTAACTTTTGGGAAATGGCAATGGGTTCAAAGTTTCGGCGGGATGCTTTTTTCGGTAGCTGATCGGCTCCTTATTGGCGCGGTATTTGGCGCAACAGATTTGGCTAGGTACAGTATTTGTTCGCAGTTAGCACAGTATGTGCATGCAATCCCTGCTGTGGCGATGCAAGTAATTTTCCCTTGGTTAAGTGCAAAAAAAGAAAAGGGTGAATCGATTCAGCGACTCCCTTTATGCAAATATGCTTTATATGCAGGGGGGGGATGTTTTTTGCTTTCTGTTGTTTTGTTCATCTCAGCGCCAGTATTGCTAAAAGTCTGGCTAGGCGAGAAGTTCTATGTTGACAATATCGAGCTAGCATTAATTTTGATTTCAGCATACGGAATTCTTGCTTTTAATGTGCCAGTGCACTATTTCTTAATGGGTTTAGGGGAAATAAGATTTCTTAGCGTAACTAATTTAGTGGCTGGACTAGTATCGGTTTCGGCATCATTAATTTTAGCACCGCTTGGATTAATATGGTTTTCTGCATCTAAATTATTATTTGGCCCGATTATTTTAATTAATTTTTTTAAGGTAAAGAAAGAATCGAAATGA
- a CDS encoding FkbM family methyltransferase, translating into MRNLVSRLRFEMYRFWYKHIKNSVVQTEYMNCKILVRANEDVGLQILVGNYEKNDLLYLLSMIRDGDTFFDIGANIGLFSLLVAKKNCTVKVHSFEPIPINSCLFKASLCLNEIESVNLNQCCVGDFVGDIEFSLASDSAYSSIHDTGRFPEIKKIKAKITTLDEYLKMNDLTRIDIMKIDVEGAEKLVLDGARNILSNNLVKPRLVLMELFDKNFDLFGTSIDDVVNVMKLYKYKAFVIDGNDKSVFCPRHYNKIYNVFFELEGNDGVKKNYERHL; encoded by the coding sequence ATGAGAAATTTAGTATCGCGCCTTAGATTTGAGATGTACCGTTTTTGGTATAAGCATATTAAAAATTCTGTAGTACAAACAGAATATATGAATTGTAAAATTCTTGTTAGAGCGAATGAAGATGTCGGTCTGCAGATATTAGTTGGAAACTATGAGAAAAATGATCTCCTGTATTTGCTTTCAATGATACGAGATGGAGATACTTTTTTTGATATAGGCGCAAATATTGGGCTGTTTAGCCTTTTGGTAGCAAAAAAAAATTGTACGGTTAAAGTTCATTCTTTCGAGCCTATTCCGATTAATTCTTGTCTTTTTAAGGCATCATTATGTCTGAATGAAATAGAATCCGTTAATTTGAATCAGTGTTGTGTCGGAGATTTTGTCGGTGACATCGAGTTTTCATTGGCAAGCGACAGCGCATATTCTTCTATTCATGACACTGGTCGTTTTCCTGAGATTAAAAAAATTAAGGCAAAAATAACAACGTTGGATGAATATTTGAAAATGAATGATTTGACGCGTATAGATATCATGAAAATCGATGTTGAGGGAGCAGAGAAGCTTGTCTTGGATGGTGCGAGAAATATTTTATCAAATAATTTGGTAAAACCTCGTTTAGTTCTTATGGAGCTTTTCGATAAAAATTTTGATCTATTTGGCACATCTATAGATGATGTAGTAAATGTAATGAAGTTATATAAATATAAAGCTTTTGTTATTGATGGTAATGATAAATCTGTTTTTTGCCCAAGGCACTACAATAAAATTTATAACGTTTTTTTTGAGTTGGAGGGAAATGATGGTGTCAAAAAGAATTATGAAAGACATCTTTAG
- a CDS encoding FkbM family methyltransferase produces MMVSKRIMKDIFRRLGLEVHRYTASVSPTAQIVSSLHKFGIDLILDVGANQGQFASEIRGGGYRGNIISFEPLSEAHSVLRRVSQRDAKWYVHPRCALGDYNGEVNINIAGNSVSSSILPMLDAHQRAAPASIYQGREVVPLQTLDAVSGDYLVNAHKSFLKIDTQGFEWQVLDGARDTLPYIRGVLLELSLVPLYEGQHLWREIIDRLETEGFVLWSLLPGFTDPVDGQTLQVDAVFYRQP; encoded by the coding sequence ATGATGGTGTCAAAAAGAATTATGAAAGACATCTTTAGGCGTCTAGGGTTAGAAGTACACAGATACACCGCATCTGTGTCGCCAACTGCTCAGATAGTTTCCTCTCTACATAAATTTGGGATTGATTTGATTTTGGACGTTGGCGCCAATCAAGGTCAGTTTGCTTCGGAAATACGGGGTGGCGGTTATAGGGGCAATATCATTTCATTTGAGCCTCTTTCTGAAGCCCATAGTGTTTTGCGACGAGTAAGTCAAAGAGATGCAAAATGGTATGTTCATCCGAGATGTGCATTGGGTGATTATAACGGTGAGGTAAATATCAATATCGCGGGTAATTCTGTGAGCAGTTCCATTTTACCTATGCTTGACGCTCATCAGCGTGCTGCTCCCGCGTCAATCTACCAAGGAAGGGAGGTTGTCCCTCTACAGACTCTAGATGCTGTTTCAGGTGATTATTTAGTCAATGCGCACAAGTCTTTTTTGAAGATAGATACGCAAGGTTTTGAGTGGCAAGTTTTAGATGGTGCCCGAGACACATTGCCATATATTCGAGGGGTTCTTTTGGAGCTTTCCCTGGTGCCATTGTACGAAGGCCAGCATTTGTGGAGAGAAATTATCGATCGCCTTGAAACTGAAGGTTTTGTCCTTTGGTCGTTACTGCCTGGTTTTACCGACCCTGTTGATGGACAGACACTTCAGGTCGATGCTGTTTTTTATCGACAGCCATAA
- a CDS encoding glycosyltransferase family 2 protein: MSDKSPPLISIIVAVFNGVDALQQCIDSVATQTYLNKELIVIDGGSEDGTVAIIEASREKIDYWVSEVDGGVYNAWNKGLSKAKGEWICFLGADDYLLGTEVLAQISARLEKIPQSIRVVYAQIMLLSAGGEALFPVGEPWEKMKVRFRQGLCLPHQGVMHRRSLFEQNGKFDESFRIGGDYELMLRELKTANAVFIPDIIPTAMRQGGLSSNPSSSIQAMRDVRRAQKMHGQYFPGFFWLMAMMRVYVRLVLWDSIGERPTRKIFDLGRRIKGLPPYWTRI, from the coding sequence GTGAGTGATAAATCGCCGCCTTTAATCTCCATTATAGTTGCCGTTTTTAACGGGGTAGATGCATTGCAACAATGTATCGACAGTGTTGCAACGCAAACTTATCTCAACAAGGAGCTGATTGTCATTGATGGGGGGTCTGAAGACGGGACTGTCGCTATTATTGAAGCAAGTCGCGAGAAGATAGACTATTGGGTTTCTGAGGTAGATGGGGGGGTATACAACGCTTGGAATAAGGGCCTGTCGAAGGCGAAAGGCGAGTGGATTTGTTTTCTTGGTGCAGACGATTATTTGTTGGGCACTGAAGTGTTGGCGCAGATAAGTGCGCGTTTGGAAAAAATTCCTCAAAGCATTCGCGTGGTCTATGCGCAAATCATGTTGCTCAGTGCCGGTGGGGAAGCTCTTTTCCCTGTCGGAGAGCCTTGGGAGAAAATGAAGGTACGCTTCAGGCAGGGCTTGTGCTTGCCACATCAAGGAGTGATGCACCGGCGTAGTTTGTTTGAACAGAATGGAAAATTTGATGAGTCATTCCGTATCGGAGGTGATTACGAGCTAATGTTGCGTGAGCTTAAGACTGCCAATGCAGTGTTTATTCCTGACATCATTCCAACCGCGATGCGCCAAGGCGGACTCAGTAGCAATCCCTCAAGTTCTATCCAGGCAATGCGTGATGTCAGGCGAGCGCAGAAGATGCATGGCCAATATTTTCCTGGTTTTTTTTGGTTGATGGCAATGATGAGAGTTTATGTGCGGTTGGTGTTATGGGATTCGATTGGCGAGAGACCAACCAGGAAGATTTTTGACTTGGGCAGGCGCATTAAGGGGTTGCCACCGTACTGGACAAGGATATAA
- a CDS encoding class I SAM-dependent methyltransferase — MAHPTLQYLTREYFEHNPTWDLADTPWKARIVAAALTRNGIQPSSVCEVGCGSGGCLAELRTIYPEAELSGFDIAPDAAAFWLQYDGLNIHFEVGDALRESSLKCDVLLMLDVVEHLADPHDFLERLLGKANFYIFHIPLDLSAFSVYREAPLLYVRNKVGHIHYFTKELALSLLRECGYEIVDAAYTQAAFTAPSHGWKTLIAKPLRRIIYALFGKDRGVRLIGGETLIVVAQKR, encoded by the coding sequence ATGGCTCACCCAACCTTGCAGTACCTTACCCGGGAATATTTTGAGCACAACCCCACTTGGGATTTGGCAGACACCCCATGGAAGGCACGTATCGTTGCCGCTGCCCTTACTCGAAATGGAATACAACCTTCTTCGGTTTGTGAAGTGGGTTGTGGGTCTGGTGGGTGTCTGGCTGAACTACGCACCATCTATCCAGAAGCGGAGCTGAGTGGGTTTGATATTGCCCCGGATGCGGCCGCATTCTGGCTTCAGTATGACGGACTAAATATCCATTTTGAGGTGGGGGACGCGCTGCGAGAATCTTCGCTCAAGTGTGATGTGTTGCTCATGTTGGACGTCGTTGAACATCTGGCTGATCCACATGACTTTTTAGAAAGACTGCTTGGTAAAGCAAACTTTTACATCTTTCATATTCCGCTTGATTTGTCTGCATTCAGTGTATATCGGGAAGCGCCTCTGTTGTATGTTCGCAATAAAGTTGGTCATATACATTATTTTACTAAAGAGCTGGCTCTATCATTGCTGAGAGAGTGTGGTTATGAAATTGTTGATGCTGCGTATACGCAAGCTGCATTTACAGCACCCTCTCATGGGTGGAAAACACTAATTGCTAAGCCGCTGAGGCGAATAATCTATGCCCTGTTTGGTAAGGATCGTGGCGTGAGGCTGATCGGGGGGGAAACGCTGATTGTCGTTGCCCAGAAGAGATAG
- a CDS encoding glycosyltransferase family 2 protein yields MRNSYISDPPRIAVVIPSFCVKKYILDVIYGIVPEVWRIYVVDDKCPEESGSFVEVNCRDPRVVVLRHENNQGVGGAVMTGYRAAIADGADVIVKVDGDGQMDPALIPCFVEPILAGEADYTKGNRFFDLEEIRVMPRGRLFGNALLSFMTKLSSGYWDLFDPTNGYTAIHADVARHLPFRKISCGYFFETDMLFRLNTLRAVVVDVPMDAKYGDEVSNLNILKIIGEFLGKHARNFMKRIFYNYYLRDLSLASIELPLGLVMLLAGTSFGVYHWFESAREGVATPAGTVMLASLPILMGLQLVLAFLGYDIASVPRRPRQSGFAGRRIRHKG; encoded by the coding sequence ATGAGAAATTCTTATATTTCTGATCCTCCCCGCATCGCCGTTGTCATTCCAAGTTTTTGTGTCAAGAAGTACATCCTTGATGTCATATATGGGATTGTGCCTGAGGTGTGGCGTATCTATGTAGTTGACGATAAGTGCCCTGAAGAGTCAGGAAGCTTTGTCGAAGTAAATTGTCGGGATCCGCGCGTCGTCGTGTTGCGGCACGAAAACAATCAAGGCGTAGGTGGTGCAGTGATGACGGGCTACCGTGCAGCTATTGCTGATGGAGCCGATGTAATCGTCAAAGTGGACGGCGATGGTCAGATGGATCCTGCTTTGATTCCATGTTTTGTGGAACCTATTTTGGCTGGTGAGGCGGACTACACCAAAGGTAATAGGTTTTTTGACCTTGAGGAAATTCGTGTCATGCCTAGGGGGCGATTGTTCGGCAATGCATTGTTGTCCTTTATGACAAAACTTTCATCCGGTTATTGGGATTTGTTTGATCCTACTAACGGATATACAGCAATTCACGCCGATGTAGCGCGTCATCTGCCGTTTCGGAAAATTAGTTGCGGTTATTTTTTTGAAACAGACATGTTGTTTCGGTTAAATACATTGCGCGCGGTGGTTGTGGATGTCCCAATGGATGCTAAATATGGTGATGAAGTGAGCAACTTGAATATTTTAAAAATTATTGGTGAGTTTCTCGGCAAGCATGCCAGGAATTTCATGAAGCGAATTTTTTATAATTATTATCTGCGCGACCTATCACTGGCGTCGATAGAGCTACCACTTGGGTTGGTTATGTTATTGGCTGGCACGAGTTTTGGTGTGTATCACTGGTTTGAGTCGGCACGAGAAGGTGTTGCAACACCAGCAGGTACGGTTATGCTGGCTTCCTTGCCGATTCTCATGGGGTTACAACTTGTATTGGCATTTCTAGGTTATGACATCGCTTCAGTCCCACGTAGGCCGCGGCAAAGTGGATTTGCCGGGCGGCGCATACGGCACAAAGGGTAA
- a CDS encoding B12-binding domain-containing radical SAM protein, which translates to MAKILLLSPPYVELYGDLKKAAGRYFPLGLGYIASYLMKYGGHEVQLYEPEAQGLTMHRIQEVVREFQPDIVGITCSTANFTRAIEMAQLCRNNSRAKIIIGGVHVSAIPEYVMSEYADWIDCVVVGEGEITMLELVEAYQRNSDIGDIEGIVYNKKDKIVRNACRPYIEDLDSIPFPARHLIPQHLFFPNMHNARYRNCLTILTSRGCPFNCSFCAARIVSGTRYRMHSAEYVLEEMQMLKKDYNARQLLITDDTFTINHPRLEKICKGMIDKKLNLKWFCFAQVTTVNREMLSLMKKAGCYSIGFGLESSDEEILRKMGKPISPARSKETVKIANQIGLKTQAFYILGSSGETRTQMAETIKFSQEVDSTLAFYNMLVPFPGTKDFDFYFSSVPLKSINWEKFVAIGEDCVLKNAEVSGQEIENLISKANIKYYANPRKIINLLFHIRTLYEFKNYLMGGIALFRQLAKWSREKSDTNDSNIVAYEKESCNICGSDDYTIVYHSNVGLTNPSIEDYTSTANKYSVYNNIVKCKKCGLVYMNPRDVGVIELYKDVVDNAYLETWPERAETFNDHLKVIAKYKPDGMLLDIGCYAGIFLDEAQKRGYQVAGIEASTWASNYAREKTGATIINASCNEKQFFATGEFDVVTLWDVVEHLDNPSLCFSNIYNYLKREGIVVVTTHDIGSVFARIMGKRYPWLMRFHLYHFTPKTLSALLLKNGFEVVHTEFYSKKFSLSYLLSRVGIKARGALFRRIVLPVNTGDMFMLIAKKII; encoded by the coding sequence ATGGCAAAAATATTATTGTTATCTCCCCCCTATGTAGAGCTTTATGGTGATTTAAAAAAAGCTGCCGGAAGATATTTCCCTTTAGGTTTAGGTTATATCGCTTCTTATCTTATGAAATATGGTGGACACGAAGTCCAGTTATATGAGCCGGAAGCGCAGGGTTTAACCATGCATCGTATTCAAGAGGTTGTTCGGGAGTTCCAGCCAGATATAGTCGGAATAACCTGTTCAACCGCAAATTTTACACGGGCGATAGAGATGGCACAACTGTGCAGAAACAACTCTCGTGCTAAAATTATCATCGGTGGGGTGCATGTGTCGGCTATTCCAGAGTATGTTATGTCGGAATATGCCGATTGGATAGATTGTGTGGTAGTTGGCGAAGGCGAGATAACAATGCTAGAACTTGTCGAGGCCTATCAGCGCAACTCCGACATTGGAGACATAGAAGGCATTGTGTATAATAAAAAGGATAAAATTGTTCGTAATGCGTGTCGGCCTTATATTGAAGATCTTGATAGTATCCCGTTTCCCGCGCGTCATCTTATCCCGCAGCACCTTTTTTTCCCAAATATGCATAATGCTCGATATAGGAATTGTCTAACCATTCTCACCAGCAGGGGATGTCCCTTTAATTGTAGTTTTTGTGCAGCAAGGATTGTTTCCGGAACACGATACAGAATGCATTCTGCTGAATATGTCCTAGAAGAAATGCAAATGTTGAAGAAAGATTATAATGCAAGGCAGTTGCTCATAACAGATGACACTTTTACCATAAATCATCCCCGTCTTGAAAAAATATGCAAGGGTATGATTGATAAAAAACTTAATCTTAAGTGGTTTTGTTTCGCTCAGGTTACCACCGTTAACCGAGAGATGCTGAGTTTAATGAAAAAAGCCGGCTGCTATAGTATAGGTTTCGGCTTAGAGTCTTCTGATGAGGAGATTTTGAGAAAGATGGGCAAGCCGATTTCACCGGCTAGGTCAAAAGAAACCGTAAAGATCGCTAATCAAATCGGCCTTAAAACGCAGGCTTTCTATATTCTCGGTTCGTCAGGAGAAACAAGAACTCAAATGGCCGAGACAATAAAATTTTCACAGGAAGTTGATTCAACTCTTGCTTTTTACAACATGCTTGTCCCTTTCCCTGGGACAAAAGATTTTGATTTTTACTTTTCGTCGGTGCCCCTTAAAAGCATAAACTGGGAAAAATTTGTCGCTATTGGTGAAGATTGCGTGCTCAAGAATGCCGAGGTGTCTGGTCAAGAAATTGAAAACTTAATCAGTAAGGCAAATATTAAATATTATGCCAATCCTAGAAAAATTATAAATCTTCTTTTTCATATTCGGACATTATATGAGTTTAAAAATTATTTAATGGGGGGAATTGCACTGTTTAGGCAACTTGCTAAATGGTCGCGTGAAAAGTCTGACACCAATGATAGTAATATTGTTGCGTATGAGAAAGAGAGTTGCAATATTTGTGGCAGCGACGACTACACAATTGTGTATCATTCTAATGTCGGTCTTACTAATCCTAGCATAGAAGATTATACTAGCACGGCAAACAAATACAGTGTGTACAATAATATTGTAAAATGTAAAAAATGTGGACTTGTATATATGAATCCACGTGATGTCGGGGTAATTGAACTATATAAAGATGTAGTGGATAATGCTTATTTGGAAACTTGGCCGGAACGTGCCGAGACTTTTAATGATCACCTGAAGGTAATTGCTAAATATAAACCAGATGGGATGCTTCTCGATATAGGATGTTATGCCGGAATTTTCTTAGACGAAGCTCAGAAAAGAGGATACCAGGTAGCTGGTATAGAGGCGTCCACCTGGGCTTCTAATTACGCCCGGGAAAAAACAGGAGCGACGATTATTAACGCTAGTTGTAATGAAAAGCAGTTTTTCGCGACAGGGGAGTTTGATGTGGTAACTCTATGGGATGTTGTCGAACATCTCGACAATCCATCGTTATGTTTCTCTAATATTTATAACTATCTAAAGCGTGAGGGTATAGTGGTTGTTACAACCCACGACATAGGCAGTGTTTTTGCAAGGATTATGGGTAAGCGGTATCCGTGGTTAATGAGGTTCCATCTCTACCACTTCACGCCGAAAACTTTATCGGCATTGCTATTAAAGAATGGGTTTGAAGTTGTGCATACAGAGTTTTATTCAAAGAAATTTTCCCTTTCCTATCTTCTTAGCCGGGTGGGAATTAAAGCAAGAGGAGCATTGTTTAGGCGGATTGTTCTTCCTGTGAATACCGGAGATATGTTTATGTTAATTGCAAAAAAAATTATTTGA
- a CDS encoding glycosyltransferase, with protein sequence MKCKLFIHATNIHQGGGYSLLSALLDACPGEQEVVALLDRRIPKPTNIPGTMFIKFVQPSIRQRFYAEWWLWQNVRSQDTVLCFGNLPPLFKLRGHVIVFVQNRYLVERVALRSFYIKARLRLGLERLWLSWRAGNVDEFVVQTPSMRTALLSSGCVVKQPVHVRPFVKVSGGYQRTMSLKHVRQDGHKRYDFFYPASGDPHKNHRRLVKAWCLLAEQGLFPSLCLTLDANVSSELCIWIDEQKLRYGLKLENVGFLPHDKALLLYVQARALIYPSLFESFGLPLIEASQSCLPVLAAELDYVRDVLDPEQTFNPESSISIVRAVKRFLGEGVGPLPLLDATQFMASVLGKVE encoded by the coding sequence GTGAAATGTAAATTGTTCATCCACGCCACCAATATCCACCAAGGTGGTGGTTACTCTTTGTTGTCTGCTTTGCTTGATGCATGTCCAGGCGAACAGGAAGTTGTTGCATTGCTTGATAGGCGTATCCCGAAGCCAACCAATATCCCCGGAACTATGTTTATAAAATTTGTGCAGCCGTCTATCAGGCAACGGTTTTATGCTGAGTGGTGGCTATGGCAGAATGTGCGGTCGCAAGACACGGTGCTTTGTTTTGGGAATCTTCCGCCATTATTCAAGTTGCGTGGACATGTGATTGTATTTGTTCAGAATCGTTATCTGGTTGAGAGGGTGGCGCTGAGGAGTTTCTACATCAAAGCGAGGCTGCGTCTAGGCTTGGAACGTCTTTGGCTTTCTTGGAGGGCGGGCAATGTTGATGAATTTGTGGTGCAAACTCCATCCATGAGAACAGCCTTGCTGTCATCAGGTTGTGTGGTGAAACAACCTGTTCATGTTAGGCCATTTGTAAAAGTGTCAGGTGGCTACCAGCGAACAATGAGTCTGAAGCATGTCCGGCAAGATGGACACAAACGATACGATTTTTTTTACCCCGCGTCCGGTGATCCTCACAAAAATCATCGGCGGTTGGTTAAGGCTTGGTGTTTACTAGCAGAACAAGGCCTGTTTCCATCTTTGTGTCTGACGCTGGATGCGAATGTATCATCGGAGTTGTGTATCTGGATAGACGAGCAGAAACTTCGCTATGGATTGAAATTGGAAAATGTCGGGTTTCTCCCTCATGACAAAGCTCTGTTGCTTTATGTTCAAGCGCGGGCATTGATCTATCCTTCATTATTTGAATCATTTGGATTGCCTTTGATTGAAGCAAGCCAGTCCTGCTTGCCTGTGCTGGCGGCGGAGCTTGATTATGTGCGTGATGTGCTCGACCCGGAGCAAACGTTCAACCCTGAGTCGTCCATATCCATCGTCAG